Genomic window (Ammospiza caudacuta isolate bAmmCau1 chromosome 10, bAmmCau1.pri, whole genome shotgun sequence):
GGCACGGTTTCAACACTTACAGGTCCACTGATGGTGCCAGAGGCCAGCAGGTCTCCAGGCCTGAGGTTGCAGCCATTGATGGAATGATgagccagctgctgcttcatGGTCCAGTACatgtgctgggggaaggaggaacaGGGGCTGAAGCAAGGAGGCAACAAAGGACAAACTTCTCTGGTGGCCATTAGGCTGTGCAGAGTGTGGCCTGGCCTGCGGCATTCATAAACCCCACACTTTAACATGCAATTTAGTCCCTTAAAattttgtcacagacatcttttatgaaaaatcttttctttaggattttttctcctgagaagccgaaaggtctcaggaacaaaatgtaaacaatggttatctgctgctgtgaaatgcaacaggtgcatctgtgattggtctcatgcaGTTGTTTCTAactaatggccaatcacagtcagctggctcggactctccGTCCCAGACAGcaacttttgttatcattctttctttttccattcttagccagccttctgatgaaatcctttcttctattcttttagtatagttttaatataatatatataataaaataataaatcaagccttctgaaacatggagtcagatcctcatctcttccttcttcctcagactcctgtgaacacggtcacaaaatttttcttatttcagctggatttcatttttcctcttcttcccctcAAAGACCAGTACTGCTGACCCAAGCTCCATGATTACACCCAGTGTTTTAGCAGCCTTGTAGAAAAATCTGCTTATTACTGATTTGCTGACTACTGATTTACTGATTAAGGTAATTACTATGCAAAGAGCCAAATGTGAATATGAAATGGATTGAgaactgctgcagctggcacatAAATCTCCTGGTTTCATTCAGGGGGTGGAGGCAGAGCCACAGAGGGGATGGGGCAGATccaggctcaggctggcagcagtgagTGGCATCCAAatcagagctgtggctgcagagctgcattgcaagagACAATTCCCTGCCAAATGCACAGAGCTAAGGATGCTCTGAGCACCCCAAagtgagcagcagggagagctgtcCCCTTCACCAAGCATTCAGGTGTTCCCACCTGACAGGGGGGAACCATCACCATCTTCATTTcatctttcaaaaataaatttttttaagttttttggAAAATTTTGGGCTGGTCAGGGAGGTGGTGGATtcaccatccttggaagtgttcaaaaggtTTGTGAGGGACATGGTTTACTTGTGGGCTTGGCAGTCCTGTGTTAATATCcggactcaatgatcttggaggtcttttccaaccttagtGGTTCTATGATCCTGTTCTATGAGTCTAATGCAAAAAGCAGGGTTTGAAATtgcctgggctggagctgatggCATCAGCAAGATTGCAAATAAACAAAAGATGCTGGAGCCTTACCTTGAAATTGGATCTGCATATAGTAGCTGGCGTGCTCATTCCTTCTCCTGcagaaaataaaggataaaaaggAGAGAAGCAATTTGTTTGTGTTGGATGAATGATGTCGGagtctttttattttacagatggATGGAGACTTCTTTTATCACTGTAATCCCTAGTGAGAAAGCAGTAATAACATTTTCTATTGCTATGAAGACCGGGATTTCATAGAAAACAAGTGCGTGGGTTGCACTGGAGCAGCATCAAGCTGCCCATTTCCCACTTTCTGCTCTCCTGTGGGAGAAACACCTGGACCTTGTGGTCAGCAGGGCCCTAAGGTGGGGGCTGAGCTGGGTTAACATCTggatccccccaaaatctgctcaTTCCATGCCCTGGTGAGCCCTGGCTGCGCAGGGAGAGCCCTCAGGGACCCTGCTCGAGGGGAGCACTCCCTGCTTGGCACAgtgctgcacagccagcagggagcagagcagctctgcccctttccctgggcaaagcaggagaagaaggagcaCACAAAATTTAATTGGCAATTGCAGCTTTGCAACCCACTCAGCTTTGCCATACCTTTAATGGCAACAAAGAGCTTGATGTCAAAAGTGTAGGGCTCTTTATCCTGAAGGTAGGGCAGCGGCTTGGGATCCTAAAGGAACATAAAACACATCATAAACCAAAAGGAATTTAACAATCCACAAGACATTCCAGTGAGTGTTGGTGtatccagcctgtgctgcacaACCCATTCACTTCACCATTCTTGCTGCTCAGATTATCACTTTTCTTTGGTCTCATGCACACACTTTTAAAGATCTTTCTGAACAGGCATGATATGCACGTAATCCAATTCCTTTTTCTGCACAAGGCTTGCAAAAGCCAAGCCCATTATTGCAGTGTGGATGTTAATCCAGCACAAACAGAGTGGCAGCACacctctgctctgtgtctgcACAAAGATGGTGAGGTCTCTGCAAGACTCTGTTATCTATTCCAGTTTTAACCACCTGCACAATGCAGACAACTGGAAATGCTTGAACAAAGTGCTCTGGCTTGACTCCAGCCTCTCTCCAACACTTACTGCTACCAAAGACCCAGAAGAAGCTCTGATTAGTTTATTTTCCAGGCGTTTTAAAGATGATTTTTCTGCCCCCCTCAAGCAGGATGACAGCACAACACGTGCCAGGGCCGGTGACATCAATGAGCACTTGAACCCAGGGGGCCCTGGTTGCCCTCATCTGCTCAGAAGCAGAATCCCAGCTGTGAATTCCATGGAGAGAATCCTTGGCATGGAGGCAGCTCAGTGATTCCTGCTGATGCCaccttccagctctgctgacattttcccagcactgcttttcctttatttcaaCCTTTTCTCTTGCTGACCTGCACGGGGTTTGGCAGCACAAATGGCATGAGAGCTTCCATGGTGACAACCCAGGGAGAGATGGTTGTGCCAAGGCTTTTGCTCAGGAAGGGACCCAGAGGAACATATTCCCACTTCTGGATGTCACGGGCTGGGAAGAGAACATTCAGGTAAATATATCCCAGCAATTGCACATCCATCAGACCAATGAAAGAGTAACATGAATTGAAATTGCCATCCCCAGCCCTTTTCTAGCTGTTATGCCTAAATCCCTAATTTTAATCCATCCATTTTCAACCCAATTTTCTTACATCAGCTAGATTAGGATGATAATTCAGCAATAAGTAAAACAAACCAGATCATCTCCATATGACCAGTATTTTTACCCCCgctttaattttttataatttataatatttataatttattatatataatgtattatatataaattataaaaatagaTTTATAATAATCATTTTATACCCAGCTAATGGTCTTTGCCAGCCATAGGGAGAATTTCAACACTTAAATCTTTCGGAGACTGGGGGATTTGTGATGCCCAAATCCTTTTCCTGACACTGAAATCAATCACCATCCTTGGTATCGCCATTCTTATgactcctccatccctgcccagaaggAACTAGACTGAAATTAGCCCTTTCATAAGTAAATAAATCTTCATTAGGCAGCAATTTCTGGTTCTACTAATTGATCAAAGATGGATTGATACAGGGAACACTTCATTTTCATCCCTTTCAGCGGCACCAGTGTTTTCAGTGCTCAGTTCTGCTAGAATATGAATTTTTGAAGAATATGAATTCCTATTTTGAATATGGAATTTGTGCCTCTCTGGGGTTTCCCGTGGAGCTGCGCTCACCGCTCCAGTCGTTCATCAGCACCATCCCAAAGATGTGCTCCTGGGCCCTGCTGATGGGAATGGGCTCCCCAAACTTGTTTCCAGGACCTACAAAGAATGCCTgaaatcaaaaataaataaaaaaattaaaaagcaacgTGTTGATTGTGTTTTTGGAGCCAAAAATCTTTACTGCACGGAGAGTTGCGGTCAGCAgcaacagaggctggacagggtGAGTTTTGCACCATTTCCCACACACATTTGGACAAAACCCATGGCCTGctccccttttcttcccctccaTGAAGCTGGCAGGCTTGAATTACTTAAAAGCTCTGTGTTGCTAAGAGACAGGAATTAAACAAGGGCACGATGTTGTCAAAAcgcaggaggaaaaaatggtcCCTCCTAATTGGAGGCCGGATGCAGAACAGGTTTGCCCACTGAAGGGCTGATTGCTGCAGACAGGGAACAGGAAGGAGTTTAGAGTCATCCAGGGGGATGCTGAACGTGGCTGGAGCCTGATGAGACAGtggggaaaaacaggtggagaaATGTGCCCATCAAGTAAAGCAGGCCATGAACTGGGTGCCTGCACTCATTCCCTTAGGAGTCCACAGCCTGCACGTGCAGAGGATTTTATAGGAAATCTCAGCTGTCTCTTTCTGTCTACAATGAGGAAGTTTTCCCTTCGGTTcttgcagcagccagcagcagagctcaggctggaaggcagagccatggcagCACCATGGGAACCCCACTTTGGGGGACTGCATCTCCCCTGACAGCATTAAAGAGTTTCACCACATTTTTATAGCCATTTCCATCAATATTACACTCCTTCCAGTACTTTTTTAAAAGGGATTGGGAATAAAACATACAAAAATTATATCAGCTATTAAAATGATATAAATCTTAATAGAATCCCATGGAACCCTCCCTGCTGGACCACACTAAGCCACAGCATGATGTGCCTTCCTACCACATTTTTTTACAACACCCACAGCACAGGTTTTAACTTTCCAGACAGGAAAATCAGGAGTTTGAATCCCACTGCCaagaactcagggtttcctctgctccagcacaagGTGCAGACGGCCTGGACTTCAAACCCCCAGTGTCCACTGATGGATCCTGGCTGCAGAGGTAACTGCTGACCAGGAAACGCGCTGTGGTGGCTGTGGAAAAGAATTCTGCTGCCTGACTGCACCACTGGTGCTCAGCTTTGGCCAGGTGAGCTTTTTCCAGCCTGAGAGCCGTATGAGCAAACCTCCCAGTGAGATAAGGcaccctgctcctcacccaAAGCACAGGTTTGTGCCACAGAAATCCTTActgcctgcagcactgacagctcaGAGAGGAACACAGGAGTGGGCCTCATGGGGCATTCAGTTTAGAAGAAGCTAAACACACCCTTTCTTCTCTGTTTCTACTTTAATATATTTGAAGTCATAAGGAGAAAAAAGCCTCTCACCATTTCTAACTCGATATCCAGACGTTTACAAGCACCAAACACTGGAGGTTTATCTGTGGGTAGAAGCAAGAATATATCACAAGAGGGAGGAAGCTAGGGAAATAGAAATAATGGCcaaaaagaaacagcagctggtgctgcttgGCATGGAACACAAAATGGACTTAAACCAGGGTTTTCTCTTGCCCTgaccccaggctgggctttAGGCAAGGCATCCCAGACCCTTCCACTCCACTACTCTATGATGTGGAGCTAAATTacagaataaaagaaataagaatCCAGAATAAAATCCCCCAGAACTCACCATTGTCAGGTTTTGTTTGTCCCACAGGTCGCCTGATGGGTGTCCCAGACACCACAACAGAGGATGCCCGGCCGTGGTAACCCACAGGTAAATGCAGCCTTGAGAAAGAGCACAGGCCTGGGTTAGCTGGGTGCCAGAGCAGCTTTTGGGGTGGAAGCACCACAGGAGTGTGAGGTGCAAGGAGAAGGAGCTCTGCATGCATGTGCACAGACCTCAGCACATTACTCTGATATAAAGATGGAAgcaaaatataatataataacaaAGCCTTGCTGCAGTCTTAATGcactgctgtgccactgctccAATTAATTTCTTGGATCTTAAATTCTGCTCTTTTGTCACTCAGcaaaacctatttttttttataaattatataattataattatataattatataattataaaaaattatacCTAATTTTTTTAGGTATATCTGTCTTTGAACTGGGGGGCTGCACAGTAACTGGTGTGGCCCCTGCAATGAAGGGCAGTGCAGATTCAGCTGAGGCTGGGGATGTGTGGAATTTGGTTCTGATATTGAACTCTGGACATTACTGATTCTCATCTGCTAAGAACAGAAACCAGTGTGGCCCTGAAAACCTACTCAGACCTTTGAAACATCATGTGTATGTAAGGATAAACCTGCAAAATAATGCTGCACTAGGGAGCAATCCAAGGCACTCACCAGTTTGGCATCAGAGCGTTCTCCTTCCCCCTGAACATGATCCCAACGTTTGTGGCATGCTGGCGTGAGGAATAGAAGTCAGTGTAATCTCCTGCATGGGGAAAGAAGCCATAAAACAGGGATCAGTGGCAGCCAAGTCCCTCATCTGTGGGGGCTAAAGCACTGCTGGTGatggaaggagcagagaaggAGACGGGGGAGCGCTcgggtgtcacagacatcttttatgaaaaatcttttttaaagacttttcctcctgagaagctgaaaggcctcaggaacaaaatgtaaacaatgattatctgctgctgtggaatgcaacaggtgcatctgtgattaaCCCATGTtagttgtttgtaattaatggccaatcacagtcagctggcttggacagagagtccgagccacaaacctttgttatcattccttcttcttctattcttagccagccttctgatgaaatcctttcttctattcttttagtatagttttaatgtaataaatatcataaaataataaatcaagccttctgaaacatggagtcagatcctcgtctcttccctcatcctcggacctctgtgaacacggtcacactcAGGGATGTCAGTGATAGCATAAAGGGGGGATTAACAGTTCACCTATACATTATGCAGACAAAAATggcttttataatttttttttaagtctcctgcagagaagagaaggggaaaggCAGGACACAAAGCAGCAGCCCCCTTTCCATAGTGAAGCAATTCCCGCTGCTTTCCCCGCagccggcagcagcagcgcagAGACCCGGGCGATA
Coding sequences:
- the FAH gene encoding fumarylacetoacetase; the encoded protein is MSFIQVDKDSDFPLQNLPYGVFSTKEEPRHRLGVAIGDQILDLSIIKHLFNGPALAKHQHVFDQPTLNAFMGLGRPAWSEARALLQKLLSAAEPTLRDNTELRRRAFVPQAAATMHLPAHIGDYTDFYSSRQHATNVGIMFRGKENALMPNWLHLPVGYHGRASSVVVSGTPIRRPVGQTKPDNDKPPVFGACKRLDIELEMAFFVGPGNKFGEPIPISRAQEHIFGMVLMNDWSARDIQKWEYVPLGPFLSKSLGTTISPWVVTMEALMPFVLPNPVQDPKPLPYLQDKEPYTFDIKLFVAIKGEGMSTPATICRSNFKHMYWTMKQQLAHHSINGCNLRPGDLLASGTISGPEPESFGSMLELSWNGTKEIPLGSGQCRKFLQDGDEVILTGYCQGNGFRVGFGQCSGKILPALSNP